The following are encoded in a window of Schistocerca nitens isolate TAMUIC-IGC-003100 chromosome 9, iqSchNite1.1, whole genome shotgun sequence genomic DNA:
- the LOC126202928 gene encoding uncharacterized HIT-like protein Synpcc7942_1390 isoform X2, translating to MSDVITDARHYTSEVEKSKKATKVKGPTIFDKIIRREIPADIIYEDDLCLAFNDINPQAPVHFLVIPKKQIPMLGDAEDNDKELLGYLLLKARKLGNERMKNGYRIVINNGPDGCQSVYHLHIHVVGGRQLGWPPG from the exons GATGCAAGGCATTACACCAGTGAAGTAGAAAAGTCGAAAAAAGCAACTAAAGTGAAAGGGCcaacaatttttgacaaaattatcAGAAGAGAAATACCAGCCGACATTATTTACGAAGATGACTTGTGTTTGGCATTTAATGATATAAATCCGCAAGCACCAGTACACTTTCTTGTTATACCCAAAAAACAAATACCAATGCTTGGAGATGCAGAGGATAATGATAAGGAG CTTTTGGGTTACCTTCTGCTAAAAGCTCGCAAACTTGGAAATGAACGAATGAAAAATGGATACAGGATTG ttaTCAATAACGGACCAGATGGATGCCAGTCTGTGTATCATCTCCATATCCATGTAGTCGGTGGGCGACAGCTTGGTTGGCCACCAGGTTAA